A single window of Miscanthus floridulus cultivar M001 unplaced genomic scaffold, ASM1932011v1 fs_854, whole genome shotgun sequence DNA harbors:
- the LOC136533316 gene encoding DNA repair protein RAD51 homolog 2-like: MANMPVSEMRLPPHLAHLLAARRLDTAKDVLSLPEVELMAILDAGLPTARAAVALVSEAACPPYQTALALLEERVRLGGGVRLATTLCGLDEALGGGIPMGKLTEVVGPSGIGKTQFCLKLALLAALPEYYGGLDGRVVYIDTEFKFSSRRMIEIGQKSFPQIFRQEGLAQKMAGRILVTRPTSLADFTKSLEEMKVTLLQHDVKLLIVDSMAALMSLENEKATAGFRQHPLRWTLSFLKSIAEFSRVPVVVTNQVRSQSNDDGYHFSFEVDKKDGNKCAERFDSHLVAALGIQWAHAVTVRLVFESHSGHRFIKVAKSPMSPAVAFPFIVESSGITLLSDESIDVTGPGITSIHCQGQNVLAR; encoded by the exons ATGGCGAACATGCCGGTCTCGGAGATGCGGCTTCCTCCCCACCTCGCTCACCTCCTCGCCGCGCGCCGCCTCGACACCGCCAAG GACGTGCTGTCGCTGCCGGAGGTGGAGCTCATGGCCATCCTCGACGCCGGCCTTCCCACCGCACGCGCCGCCGTCGCCCTCGTCAGCGAGGCCGCCTGCCCGCCCTACCAGACG GCGCTCGCGCTTCTGGAGGAGCGCGTCAGGTTAGGAGGCGGCGTCCGGCTGGCCACCACGCTCTGCGGGTTGGACGAGGCATTGGGCGGAGGGATCCCCATGGGAAAGCTCACAGAGGTGGTTGGGCCCTCGGGGATCGGCAAAACGCAG TTCTGCCTGAAGCTTGCGTTGTTAGCAGCTTTACCAGAATATTATGGAGGTTTAGATGGTCGAGTTGTGTATATTGACACGGAATTCAAGTTCTCTTCGCGGAG GATGATTGAGATTGGTCAGAAAAGTTTTCCTCAAATATTTCGACAAGAAGGCTTGGCACAAAAG ATGGCTGGGAGGATCCTAGTAACGCGACCAACATCTTTAGCTGATTTCACCAAGAG TTTGGAAGAGATGAAGGTGACTCTTCTTCAGCATGATGTGAAGTTACTCATTGTGGATAGCATGGCTGCTCTTATGTCTCT GGAGAATGAGAAGGCTACAGCGGGTTTCAGGCAACACCCTTTAAGATGGACTCTTTCTTTTCTTAA GTCTATAGCAGAGTTCTCAAGAGTTCCAGTCGTGGTTACAAACCAAGTACGCAGCCAAAGTAATGATGACGGTTACCATTTTtcctttgaag TGGACAAAAAGGATGGTAATAAATGTGCTGAAAGGTTTGATTCTCATCTTGTTGCTGCACTAGGGATTCAGTGGGCTCATGCCGTAACTGTCCGTCTAGTCTTTGAATCTCATTCAG GCCACAGGTTCATCAAGGTGGCAAAATCACCTATGTCTCCAGCAGTAGCATTTCCATTCATTGTTGAATCATCAGGCATTACATTACTAAGTGATGAAAGCATTGATGTGACAGGTCCTGGGATTACCTCAATTCATTGTCAAG GTCAAAATGTTCTGGCTCGATAA